A part of Bacillota bacterium genomic DNA contains:
- the rfbB gene encoding dTDP-glucose 4,6-dehydratase — protein MKILVTGGAGFIGGNFCHYLVEKYPSYNIVTLDALTYAGNMETLQPITDKPMFKFVKGNITDRSFVYDLFDKEKFDIVVNFAAESHVDRSIENPEIFLKTNILGTQVLMDASLKFGVKRYHQVSTDEVYGDLPLDRLDLFFTEDTPIHTSSPYSASKASADLLVQAYHRTFGLPISISRCSNNYGPYHFPEKLIPLMIKNALANQSLPVYGKGENIRDWLHVYDHCTAIDLIIHNGNVGEVYNIGGHNERTNLEVVKTILKELEKPESLIKYVTDRKGHDMRYAIDPTKIETQLGWKPKYNFETGIKQTIKWYLDNQQWVRNIVSGEYLRFMKSYYE, from the coding sequence ATGAAAATACTTGTTACTGGTGGGGCAGGATTTATTGGTGGCAATTTTTGTCACTATTTGGTTGAAAAGTATCCAAGCTATAATATTGTAACTTTAGATGCGTTAACATATGCAGGTAATATGGAGACTCTTCAACCAATTACAGATAAACCAATGTTTAAATTCGTTAAAGGAAATATCACTGATCGATCTTTTGTTTATGATTTATTTGATAAGGAGAAGTTTGATATTGTTGTCAATTTTGCTGCTGAATCTCATGTTGATCGTTCTATTGAAAATCCTGAAATTTTCTTAAAAACTAATATTCTTGGCACACAAGTATTAATGGATGCATCATTAAAATTTGGAGTAAAAAGGTATCATCAAGTTTCTACCGATGAGGTCTATGGTGATTTGCCTTTAGACAGACTTGATTTATTCTTTACGGAAGACACACCTATTCATACCTCAAGCCCATATTCAGCATCAAAAGCGTCAGCTGATTTACTTGTTCAAGCTTATCATAGAACTTTTGGATTACCAATTTCTATTTCAAGATGCTCAAACAATTATGGCCCATATCATTTTCCTGAAAAACTGATTCCACTTATGATTAAGAATGCATTAGCAAATCAATCGCTTCCCGTTTATGGAAAAGGAGAAAATATCAGGGATTGGCTTCATGTATATGATCATTGTACAGCAATTGATTTAATCATTCATAACGGAAATGTAGGAGAAGTATATAATATTGGTGGTCACAACGAAAGAACAAACCTTGAAGTCGTTAAAACTATTTTAAAAGAGCTTGAAAAACCAGAAAGTCTGATAAAATATGTTACTGACAGAAAAGGTCATGATATGCGATATGCAATTGATCCAACTAAAATTGAAACTCAATTAGGATGGAAACCAAAGTACAACTTCGAAACAGGAATTAAACAAACTATCAAATGGTATCTTGATAATCAGCAATGGGTTAGAAATATAGTAAGTGGTGAGTATTTAAGGTTTATGAAGTCTTATTATGAATAA
- the rfbD gene encoding dTDP-4-dehydrorhamnose reductase, with the protein MKIIVTGVKGQLGYDVVKELESRHYTELLGIDINDLDITDQKAVNEFMDIHKPNVIIHCAAYTAVDKAEDNKDLCMNVNVVGTKFLVEAAKIYDAKFVYISTDYVFDGTKESSYCVTDSPNPKSVYGESKYLGELETLKCRKYFIVRISWVFGKNGNNFVKTILRLAKEKKSLAVVSDQFGSPTYTYDLSRLLVDMIETEKYGIYHATNEGECNWYDFTKEIFNLAEIRIPLKSITTEQYPTKAKRPMNSVMCKDKLDANGFKRLPHWKDALKRYLKEIEVL; encoded by the coding sequence ATGAAAATAATAGTTACTGGAGTTAAAGGACAACTTGGTTATGACGTTGTAAAAGAATTAGAATCGAGACATTATACTGAGCTTTTAGGGATTGATATCAATGATTTAGATATTACAGATCAAAAAGCAGTGAATGAATTTATGGACATACACAAACCAAATGTCATAATTCATTGTGCAGCTTATACTGCAGTCGACAAAGCTGAAGATAATAAAGATTTATGTATGAATGTTAATGTGGTTGGCACAAAATTTTTAGTAGAAGCAGCAAAAATTTATGATGCAAAGTTTGTCTATATTTCAACAGATTACGTTTTTGATGGGACAAAAGAAAGTAGTTACTGTGTTACTGATAGTCCTAACCCAAAATCAGTATATGGTGAATCTAAGTATTTAGGTGAACTAGAAACATTGAAATGTCGAAAATATTTTATAGTACGTATTTCTTGGGTTTTTGGTAAAAATGGAAATAATTTTGTCAAAACGATATTAAGACTAGCAAAAGAAAAAAAATCCTTAGCAGTTGTTTCAGATCAATTTGGATCTCCAACATATACATATGATTTATCAAGACTTTTAGTTGATATGATAGAGACAGAAAAGTATGGTATTTATCATGCAACAAATGAGGGTGAATGCAATTGGTATGATTTTACAAAAGAAATATTTAATTTGGCTGAAATTCGAATTCCATTAAAATCGATCACAACTGAGCAATATCCAACAAAAGCTAAACGACCAATGAACTCTGTGATGTGTAAAGATAAATTGGATGCAAATGGTTTTAAACGTCTTCCGCATTGGAAAGATGCTCTAAAAAGATATCTTAAAGAAATTGAGGTACTATAA
- the rfbC gene encoding dTDP-4-dehydrorhamnose 3,5-epimerase yields MKFIKTKINDLIVVEPNVYGDNRGWFSESYNEKAFNDNGIHVKFIQDNHSFSSQKGVLRGLHFQNKPFAQTKLVRCTKGRVWDVAVDLRKSSNTYLQWFGLELTAENHKMLFVPQGFAHGFVTLEIDCEVQYKVDNFYDKNSDRSIKYNDSLINVEWPIKDVILSDKDLSAPLLKDSDVNFK; encoded by the coding sequence ATGAAGTTTATAAAAACAAAGATAAATGATTTGATTGTTGTTGAACCTAACGTTTATGGAGATAATAGAGGATGGTTCTCAGAATCATATAATGAAAAAGCATTTAATGATAATGGTATTCATGTCAAATTTATCCAAGACAACCACTCTTTTAGTTCTCAAAAAGGTGTTTTAAGAGGATTACACTTTCAAAACAAACCTTTTGCTCAGACAAAACTTGTCAGATGTACAAAAGGTAGAGTTTGGGATGTTGCTGTTGACTTAAGAAAATCAAGTAATACATATTTGCAGTGGTTCGGATTAGAACTTACTGCTGAAAACCATAAGATGTTATTTGTTCCACAAGGATTTGCTCATGGTTTTGTTACTTTAGAAATTGACTGTGAAGTTCAATATAAAGTTGATAACTTCTATGATAAAAACTCAGATCGTTCTATTAAGTATAATGATTCTCTAATTAACGTTGAATGGCCAATTAAAGATGTAATTTTGTCTGATAAGGATTTATCCGCTCCATTATTGAAAGATTCGGATGTGAACTTTAAATGA
- the rfbA gene encoding glucose-1-phosphate thymidylyltransferase RfbA produces the protein MKGIILAGGSGSRLYPLTMVTSKQLLPIYDKPMIYYPLSILMLAGVKEILIISTPDDTPRFESLLGDGFKFGINLSYKVQPSPDGLAQAFLLGEEFIREETACMILGDNIFYGNGLKTALTRATDNSQNGKATVFGYHVEDPERFGVVEFDNSGKAVSIEEKPIVPKSNYAVTGLYFYDKRVVEFAKQVKPSKRGELEITDLNRMYLEDETLDVITFGRGFTWLDTGTHESLAEATAFVKMIEEHQGLKISCPEEIAFHNGWISKEQLRVQAELMKKNQYGQHLFKVLDGKVRY, from the coding sequence ATGAAAGGAATAATATTAGCTGGGGGTTCAGGTTCAAGATTGTATCCACTTACCATGGTTACAAGTAAACAATTATTACCAATTTATGACAAGCCAATGATTTACTATCCGTTATCTATTTTGATGCTTGCTGGAGTTAAAGAAATATTGATTATATCTACACCTGATGATACACCAAGATTTGAATCTCTACTTGGAGATGGTTTTAAATTTGGAATAAATCTGTCCTACAAAGTTCAACCTTCGCCAGACGGGCTTGCTCAAGCATTTTTGCTTGGAGAAGAATTTATTAGAGAAGAAACTGCCTGTATGATTCTTGGAGATAATATCTTTTATGGAAATGGTTTAAAAACAGCGTTGACAAGAGCAACTGATAATTCTCAAAATGGAAAAGCAACTGTTTTTGGTTATCACGTTGAAGATCCTGAAAGATTTGGTGTAGTTGAATTTGATAATAGTGGGAAAGCAGTATCTATTGAAGAGAAACCAATAGTCCCTAAATCAAATTACGCTGTTACTGGTTTGTATTTTTATGATAAAAGGGTTGTTGAATTTGCAAAACAAGTGAAACCTTCAAAAAGGGGAGAACTTGAAATTACAGATTTAAACAGAATGTATCTTGAAGATGAAACTCTAGATGTAATTACTTTCGGTAGAGGGTTCACGTGGCTAGATACAGGCACCCATGAATCTTTAGCTGAAGCAACTGCTTTTGTAAAAATGATAGAAGAACATCAAGGACTAAAAATATCTTGTCCAGAAGAAATTGCTTTTCATAATGGTTGGATTTCAAAAGAACAATTACGAGTTCAAGCTGAACTTATGAAGAAAAACCAATATGGCCAACATCTTTTTAAAGTTCTAGATGGAAAGGTTCGATATTAA
- a CDS encoding sugar nucleotide-binding protein — MEKIAVLGGTGMAGHVISQYLLEKGFSVTSISRSNHPMVPSILCDAENYSKLYEVIVAEKFTLIINCIGILNDDAKMNKSKSILINSFLPNYLSEKLINTNIRIIHLSTDCVFSGENGPYLESAIPNGTTFYDRTKIIGELINHKDITFRNSLIGPDLKKQGIGLFNWFMNQCSEIYGYKRVLWNGVTTITLAKAIEYYISRPVVGLYHLVSDPVSKYTILEIFRNSFAKKNNILASNEPVSNKCLINTRVDFEFIIPTHVEMINEMKKWIYAHKEFYPHYFYIGGEK, encoded by the coding sequence ATGGAAAAAATAGCTGTTTTAGGTGGTACTGGGATGGCAGGGCATGTCATTTCACAATATTTGCTCGAAAAAGGGTTTTCAGTTACATCTATAAGTCGTAGTAATCATCCGATGGTTCCTAGTATTTTATGTGACGCAGAAAACTACTCAAAATTATATGAAGTTATAGTAGCCGAGAAATTTACTCTAATTATTAATTGTATAGGCATTTTAAATGATGATGCAAAGATGAATAAGTCGAAATCTATTTTGATTAATAGTTTTTTACCTAACTATTTATCCGAAAAATTAATAAATACAAATATCAGAATAATTCATTTAAGCACTGATTGTGTTTTTTCAGGAGAAAATGGTCCGTATCTAGAATCGGCAATTCCTAATGGAACAACTTTTTATGATAGAACTAAAATAATTGGCGAGTTAATTAATCACAAAGATATTACATTTCGAAATTCATTAATTGGTCCGGATTTAAAGAAACAGGGTATTGGACTGTTTAATTGGTTCATGAACCAGTGTTCTGAAATTTATGGATATAAAAGAGTGTTATGGAATGGTGTCACTACAATTACTTTAGCAAAAGCAATAGAATATTACATCTCTCGTCCCGTTGTTGGATTGTACCACTTGGTTAGCGATCCTGTTTCAAAATATACGATTTTAGAAATTTTTAGAAATAGCTTTGCGAAAAAAAATAATATTTTAGCATCAAACGAACCAGTTAGTAATAAATGTTTAATCAATACACGTGTAGATTTTGAATTTATAATTCCCACTCATGTAGAGATGATTAATGAAATGAAAAAATGGATTTATGCTCACAAGGAATTTTACCCACATTATTTTTATATTGGAGGCGAGAAGTAA
- a CDS encoding polysaccharide biosynthesis protein, which yields MYTLFDKKTLLITGGTGSFGNAVLEKFLNSNIHEIRIFSRDEKKQDDMRKKYKNDKIKFYIGDVRDYLSIIPAMTGVDFVFHAAALKQVPSCEFFPLEAVKTNILGTDNVLNAAINCKVNKVVCLSTDKAAYPVNAMGISKAMMEKVFIAKSRTHNLETIICGTRYGNVMGSRGSVIPLFIEQIKSNHQLTVTDPNMTRFIMSLDEAVDLVLIAFEHGSNGDIFVQKSPSSKIGDLAEAVKIIFNSSLDTKIIGTRHGEKKYEVLLTKEEASKAIDFGKYFRIPADNRNLNYEKYLEEGSKKITLTSEYSSDNTHILSVNEIVDQLIELDFIKEEVTTWKK from the coding sequence ATGTATACCTTATTTGATAAAAAAACACTGTTAATTACTGGAGGAACTGGCTCATTCGGTAATGCTGTACTTGAAAAATTTCTAAATTCAAATATACACGAAATCAGAATTTTTTCCAGAGATGAAAAAAAGCAGGACGATATGAGAAAAAAGTATAAAAATGACAAAATCAAATTTTATATCGGAGATGTAAGAGATTACTTAAGTATTATCCCCGCTATGACAGGAGTAGACTTTGTTTTTCATGCAGCAGCACTAAAACAGGTTCCCTCATGTGAATTTTTTCCATTAGAGGCAGTAAAAACAAATATATTAGGAACTGATAATGTATTAAATGCAGCGATTAATTGTAAAGTAAATAAAGTCGTTTGTTTGTCCACTGATAAGGCGGCTTACCCTGTAAATGCAATGGGGATTTCAAAAGCTATGATGGAAAAAGTATTTATTGCAAAATCTAGAACACATAATCTCGAGACAATCATTTGTGGCACTAGATATGGAAATGTTATGGGATCAAGAGGATCAGTAATACCTTTATTCATAGAACAGATAAAAAGCAATCATCAGTTAACTGTTACAGATCCAAATATGACAAGATTTATCATGAGCCTTGATGAAGCAGTTGATCTTGTTCTTATTGCCTTTGAACATGGAAGTAATGGTGATATTTTTGTGCAAAAATCACCATCTAGTAAAATTGGTGATTTAGCAGAAGCTGTAAAAATAATTTTTAATTCAAGTCTTGATACAAAAATTATAGGTACTCGTCATGGTGAAAAAAAATATGAAGTATTACTTACAAAAGAAGAAGCATCAAAGGCGATTGATTTCGGAAAATATTTTAGAATTCCAGCTGATAATAGGAATCTAAACTACGAAAAATATCTTGAGGAAGGTTCAAAAAAAATCACACTAACTAGTGAGTATTCATCTGATAATACACATATTTTGTCAGTAAATGAAATTGTTGACCAACTTATAGAACTTGACTTCATTAAAGAAGAGGTAACTACATGGAAAAAATAG
- a CDS encoding alpha-1,2-fucosyltransferase encodes MIYIDIHGRLGNQLFQYAFARSLMNDLNENIIIGSYTLKRRDSSWKIDLIHFNIRNTKSVNNKLPLWLTKTSLSQKALIFLYVIEMRSKKSAKEISKVQLKWQDKLKKNGIYWMKNGLENVYKKSTTNTFLYGHFENPMLFNHIRDELLIEFTPLSPLLEKNKTLYEKIKDCESVCISIRRGDYVENPEYSSIFNICDQKYYEKAIKLIYDRIVNPQFVVFSDDVNWAKENLNLPVGTLFETGDDPVWEKLRLMYSCKHFIISNSTFSWWAQYLSRNIDKIVISPNIWKTDSTFSPLIEKSFLKIDVERKEFKTS; translated from the coding sequence ATGATCTATATTGATATTCATGGACGGTTAGGTAATCAACTGTTTCAGTATGCCTTTGCGCGAAGTTTAATGAACGATTTAAATGAAAACATAATAATTGGAAGTTATACACTGAAAAGGCGTGATTCGTCTTGGAAAATCGACCTAATTCATTTTAACATAAGGAACACAAAATCAGTTAATAATAAACTTCCACTATGGTTAACTAAGACTAGCCTATCTCAAAAAGCACTAATCTTCTTATATGTGATTGAAATGAGAAGTAAAAAAAGTGCTAAAGAAATTAGTAAAGTGCAATTAAAGTGGCAAGATAAGCTTAAAAAAAATGGAATATATTGGATGAAAAACGGATTAGAAAATGTTTATAAAAAATCAACTACCAATACATTTTTATATGGACATTTTGAAAACCCAATGTTGTTTAACCATATTAGAGACGAACTACTAATTGAATTTACACCTTTATCTCCATTACTAGAAAAAAATAAAACCTTATACGAAAAGATAAAAGACTGTGAAAGTGTTTGTATTTCTATAAGGCGCGGCGATTATGTAGAAAACCCAGAATACTCTAGTATTTTCAACATTTGCGACCAAAAGTATTATGAAAAAGCAATAAAACTAATATATGATAGAATAGTGAATCCACAATTTGTTGTTTTTTCAGATGATGTTAACTGGGCGAAGGAAAATTTGAATCTACCTGTAGGTACTTTATTTGAAACTGGTGACGATCCTGTATGGGAGAAGTTAAGATTAATGTACAGTTGTAAACATTTTATTATTTCGAATAGTACTTTTAGTTGGTGGGCTCAATATTTATCTAGAAATATTGATAAAATTGTCATCTCTCCCAACATATGGAAAACAGACTCAACTTTTTCTCCCCTGATAGAAAAATCTTTTTTAAAAATTGATGTTGAAAGGAAGGAGTTTAAAACCTCCTAG
- a CDS encoding glycosyltransferase, giving the protein MISFVVLHYLDLETTLECIENLYKFRDFGSTSVVIVDNGSSNGSYEKLKEISDDKYLYVISSLSNLGFAKGNNIGYLFAKNILHADTIIVMNNDVFVEDKYFLIKLASIASENKIDIIAPDIINLKGIHQNPFRNNILSGSQLIKKNVVRRLSYFVYRIPLVGKFKKYLKIIKNDEFGNNSIQHKLVMIVPHGACVIYTQNWVINENYAFIPDTFLFGEEDILFEYCIQKGYSTAFIPEISVLHLEDKATNMSMISNHKKSLFILKNSLQSTKILSKYRKKTKKDGTKYFRGIKL; this is encoded by the coding sequence ATGATTAGTTTCGTTGTATTACACTACTTAGATTTAGAAACGACGTTGGAATGTATTGAAAATCTTTACAAGTTCAGAGATTTCGGTTCGACAAGTGTTGTTATTGTCGATAATGGTTCGAGTAATGGATCATATGAAAAATTAAAAGAAATTTCTGATGACAAATATCTATACGTAATTTCGTCATTATCAAACCTAGGATTTGCAAAGGGGAATAATATAGGATATTTGTTTGCCAAAAATATTCTACATGCAGACACTATAATTGTAATGAACAATGATGTTTTTGTAGAAGATAAGTATTTTTTAATAAAATTAGCAAGCATTGCATCGGAAAATAAAATCGATATTATAGCGCCTGATATCATAAACTTGAAAGGAATTCATCAAAATCCATTTCGAAATAATATTTTATCTGGATCACAATTAATCAAGAAAAACGTAGTTAGGCGATTGTCATATTTTGTTTATAGAATACCTTTAGTTGGAAAATTCAAAAAATATTTGAAGATAATCAAAAATGATGAATTTGGTAATAATAGTATACAACACAAATTAGTCATGATAGTGCCACATGGAGCGTGTGTTATCTATACTCAAAACTGGGTTATAAATGAAAATTATGCATTTATTCCTGATACATTTTTATTCGGAGAAGAAGACATATTATTTGAATACTGCATTCAAAAGGGATATTCAACAGCGTTTATTCCTGAAATTAGTGTTTTACATTTAGAAGATAAGGCAACCAATATGTCGATGATAAGTAACCATAAGAAAAGTTTGTTTATTTTAAAAAATTCTCTTCAATCAACAAAGATATTATCAAAATATAGAAAAAAAACAAAAAAAGATGGGACTAAATATTTCAGAGGAATTAAGTTATGA
- a CDS encoding oligosaccharide repeat unit polymerase has translation MLILLLFVLLVIEFLLYIINHKELLHPSIWFVSAFVFSTFIALINSKAWGDISIFTVLVILLGVVSFLIGSISGTIIVSKLKAKKDLRKLSEYYVSSSIKKSIVIIVILFMFIITIQYFVFIYNQSVLAGNPGGLNAMLSYVRSISRDSELFSEVNSFINYGLIISQAFGFIFAFICIKNSILSYKKFNFVYLVPIIIYLVQAILTTGRTKMINFLVFMFFSTLVIIKEKKLWSKKLNRIIIRYMILMVIIILVIFMGIDLTLRGSIYGTEWTVFYQISKYTGSSIKAFDLFLRNIVQFPFSGDETLYNIYSILNRFGFHFEIGSNALQSVHFSNITTNVYTALRRYIHDYGFFGMVLIQFILGLLFSSVFEYIKKGYNNGTLLILYSMNMYIIVYMSIEERFFLSAISINSMVTIIIVALLWKFVVKTKYLRRISYD, from the coding sequence ATGTTGATTTTGCTTCTGTTTGTACTACTAGTAATAGAATTTCTTTTATATATAATTAACCATAAAGAGCTCTTGCATCCCTCCATTTGGTTTGTTTCAGCATTTGTTTTTAGCACTTTTATTGCCCTAATTAATTCGAAGGCTTGGGGAGATATTAGTATTTTTACAGTTCTTGTAATCTTGCTAGGAGTTGTGTCTTTTTTGATTGGATCAATTTCGGGTACTATTATTGTATCTAAACTAAAAGCAAAAAAAGACTTGCGAAAACTTTCTGAATACTATGTTTCATCAAGTATAAAGAAAAGTATAGTAATTATTGTGATACTCTTTATGTTTATAATTACTATACAGTATTTTGTATTTATATATAATCAATCAGTTTTAGCAGGTAATCCAGGCGGGTTAAACGCCATGTTATCATATGTAAGAAGTATTAGTAGAGATTCCGAACTATTTAGCGAAGTTAATTCTTTTATAAATTATGGACTAATTATCTCTCAAGCTTTTGGTTTTATATTTGCTTTCATTTGCATAAAAAATTCAATTTTAAGTTATAAAAAATTCAATTTTGTTTATTTGGTTCCTATCATTATATATTTAGTTCAAGCAATATTAACAACAGGAAGAACTAAAATGATTAATTTTTTGGTGTTTATGTTTTTTTCTACACTGGTCATAATTAAAGAAAAGAAATTATGGTCTAAGAAGTTAAATAGAATAATAATAAGGTATATGATACTCATGGTGATTATTATACTAGTAATTTTTATGGGTATTGATTTAACCTTGAGAGGTTCCATTTACGGAACAGAATGGACTGTTTTTTATCAAATATCCAAATATACCGGATCATCAATAAAAGCATTTGATTTATTTTTGCGAAATATCGTTCAGTTTCCGTTTTCGGGAGATGAAACACTATATAATATTTATAGTATACTTAATAGGTTCGGATTTCATTTTGAAATTGGTAGCAATGCTCTTCAATCAGTACATTTTTCAAATATTACAACAAATGTATATACAGCCTTAAGAAGGTATATACACGACTATGGTTTTTTTGGTATGGTACTAATACAATTTATTCTAGGTCTCTTATTTTCTAGTGTATTTGAATACATTAAAAAGGGTTACAATAATGGGACTTTGCTGATATTATATTCTATGAATATGTACATTATTGTATATATGAGTATTGAGGAAAGGTTTTTTCTTTCAGCAATAAGCATAAATTCAATGGTAACTATAATCATAGTTGCACTATTGTGGAAATTTGTTGTGAAAACCAAATATTTAAGGAGAATAAGTTATGATTAG
- a CDS encoding glycosyltransferase family 4 protein produces MNIVIIRTNVSDFGKIGTYNVQEIGLANSLKELGHKVDVIYLYKKVNKIELDSTYNFVWHLPNRHFGLHGIFDLTLLEQFEPNKIILFSDNQLYSRNIIFWAKKRKIKCIVYWGAVLSTTPKIINKIYTYIIYIRNRRSYKYSLNVAKTSTVAKEMKKLKIVCNNVINIGLDNKLLREFSADLNSTRDKLKINKNDKLILFIGRLEEAKKPLFAIDLILNLVKKDSSFKLLMIGKGSLLEKVQQKIIDSTISNNVILIDSIKNYEIHKYIMISNCFINLSSIEIFGMAMLEAMYYGIPVIAKDAPGPREFIINNSTGFILNNYDINDWINCILLVMSDTKTIVRNARKLVTDKFTWNNNAILFDKL; encoded by the coding sequence ATGAACATAGTAATAATTAGAACAAATGTAAGTGATTTCGGAAAAATTGGGACATATAATGTGCAGGAAATTGGTTTGGCTAACTCACTTAAAGAACTCGGACATAAAGTAGATGTAATATATTTATATAAAAAAGTTAATAAAATCGAACTAGATTCGACATATAATTTCGTATGGCATTTACCAAATAGACACTTCGGACTTCATGGTATTTTTGACTTAACCCTTCTTGAGCAATTTGAACCAAACAAAATTATTTTATTTTCTGACAATCAGTTGTATTCAAGGAACATAATTTTTTGGGCTAAAAAACGCAAAATAAAATGCATTGTTTATTGGGGGGCGGTATTATCGACAACCCCTAAAATAATTAATAAAATTTATACATATATAATTTATATCAGGAATAGAAGGTCATACAAATATTCACTTAATGTTGCTAAAACAAGTACAGTTGCTAAAGAAATGAAAAAGTTAAAGATTGTTTGCAATAATGTTATAAATATTGGGTTAGACAATAAACTTTTAAGAGAATTTAGTGCAGATTTGAACTCAACAAGAGATAAGTTGAAAATAAACAAAAATGATAAGCTTATTTTGTTTATTGGTAGGCTTGAAGAAGCAAAGAAACCGTTATTTGCTATTGATTTAATATTGAATTTAGTAAAAAAAGATTCTTCTTTTAAATTACTAATGATTGGAAAAGGTAGTCTATTGGAAAAAGTGCAACAAAAAATAATCGATTCAACTATTTCAAATAATGTTATACTCATCGATAGTATAAAAAATTATGAAATACATAAGTATATCATGATATCAAATTGTTTTATTAATTTGTCATCAATCGAGATATTTGGCATGGCAATGCTTGAAGCAATGTATTATGGAATTCCTGTTATTGCTAAAGATGCTCCAGGTCCAAGAGAATTTATTATAAATAATTCAACAGGGTTTATTCTTAATAACTATGATATCAATGATTGGATTAATTGTATTTTGCTTGTTATGAGTGATACAAAAACAATCGTAAGAAATGCACGAAAACTAGTTACAGATAAATTTACGTGGAACAATAATGCTATTTTGTTTGATAAATTATAG
- a CDS encoding glycosyltransferase family 4 protein: protein MNILYIGYEGFDTNNGTNHLIESMLFNFLEHGNRVIYMNSHSVGVNNDIPETLQKCINFESFIINRKKTNKRNFIDRYLVALKYNSKLKKILKVNQLEVDIAIIQSTPTAYFTVNIVKKLIRIPIIFNSFDIFPDGLHKLNKGIISVVFKIMEHMQKKMYKKVDYIIANSEDVKKTYLEKNISAEKIGVVYNWFDVNKVKNKNRNDNCFVEANSIDTSKFIVQYAGNFGYTFDYEFVLNLANILKCNCEIVIHMIGEGAFLEEFKERAKTLSLGNLLFYPWQSSEIISDVYSTCDIELIPLAEKVIKFSYPSKTSLLMALGKVSITITENDSNYFKIMNSNKIGLAFEKNDIENIANQIIFLSKDEKLMSEMGINAVKYAESTLSSKVNLDLINKIIHYVIGSDKSNEHSNN from the coding sequence ATGAATATTCTATATATTGGGTACGAGGGATTTGATACTAATAATGGTACAAATCATTTAATTGAATCTATGCTATTTAATTTTTTAGAACACGGTAACAGAGTAATATACATGAACAGTCATTCTGTTGGTGTTAATAATGATATTCCAGAAACTTTACAAAAATGTATTAACTTTGAATCATTTATTATTAATCGAAAAAAAACAAATAAAAGGAATTTTATCGATAGGTATCTTGTTGCATTAAAATATAACTCAAAACTGAAAAAAATATTAAAAGTGAACCAACTCGAAGTTGATATTGCGATAATTCAATCAACTCCAACAGCATATTTTACTGTAAATATAGTGAAGAAGTTAATAAGAATTCCAATCATTTTTAATTCGTTTGACATCTTTCCAGATGGATTACATAAATTGAATAAGGGAATTATATCTGTTGTTTTTAAAATAATGGAACACATGCAAAAAAAAATGTACAAGAAAGTCGATTATATTATAGCGAATTCCGAAGATGTAAAAAAAACATATTTAGAAAAAAACATTTCAGCTGAGAAAATTGGTGTAGTTTATAATTGGTTCGATGTAAATAAAGTGAAAAATAAGAATCGTAACGATAATTGTTTTGTGGAAGCTAATAGCATAGATACTTCTAAGTTTATTGTTCAATATGCAGGTAATTTTGGATATACATTCGATTATGAATTTGTGCTTAATTTGGCAAATATCCTTAAATGTAACTGTGAAATTGTTATTCATATGATAGGTGAAGGTGCTTTTTTAGAAGAGTTCAAAGAAAGGGCAAAAACATTATCATTGGGCAATTTACTTTTTTATCCTTGGCAGTCTTCGGAAATCATATCCGATGTGTACAGCACATGCGACATTGAATTGATACCACTTGCAGAAAAAGTGATTAAGTTTAGCTATCCCAGCAAAACATCACTTTTAATGGCACTTGGAAAAGTTTCTATTACTATTACCGAGAATGACTCTAATTATTTTAAAATAATGAATTCAAATAAAATTGGTTTAGCTTTTGAAAAAAATGATATCGAAAACATAGCGAATCAAATTATTTTTCTATCAAAAGACGAGAAATTAATGAGTGAGATGGGGATAAATGCAGTTAAATATGCAGAGTCTACATTAAGTAGTAAAGTAAACCTAGATTTGATAAATAAAATAATACATTACGTAATCGGAAGTGATAAGTCAAATGAACATAGTAATAATTAG